The following nucleotide sequence is from Campylobacter coli 76339.
GCAAGGGAAAATTGTTTGCATTATGAGCATTTAGATTATGGTTATAATTACCGCTTGAGTAATGTTTTAGGCGCTATTGGTGTAGCGCAAATGGAAGTTTTAGAACAAAGAGTGCTTAAAAAAAGAGAAATTTATGAGTGGTATAAAGAATTTTTGAGTGATGGTTTTGTCTTTTTAGATGAGCTTGAAAATTCAAGAAGCAATCGCTGGTTAAGCACAGCTTTGATTGATTTTGACAAAAATGAAATAAATGCTTATCAAAAATGTATCGAAATTTCGCAAAAAGACTTGATCTTGCATCCAAAAATTTCAAAACTTATAACAGATTTGCAAAAAGAACAAATCGAAACAAGACCACTTTGGAAAGCTATGCATACTCAAGAGGTTTTCAAAGGTGCTAAAGCTTATGTAAATGGCAACAGTGAGTTATTCTTCCAAAAAGGAATTTGTTTACCAAGTGGTACAGCGATGAGTAAAGACAATGTGCGCGAAATTTCAGAGCTTATTATCAAGAGTATAAAGGCTTGATGATGGATTTTTATAAAAGCAAAAGACTGATTTTTTTCTTATGTTTTGATGCGTTTTTGTTTATACTCTCTATATTTTTAGCTTTTTCTTTGCGTTTTAGCGGAGAAATTCCTAGTATTTTTTATGAGGGTATGATTAAAGCGGGGCTTATTTTGCTGGTTTTAAAAATAGCTTTTTTGTTTATTTTTAGAATTTATAAGGTAGCATGGCGGTTTTTTTCTTTAAATGAAGCAAGAAAGATATTTTTTGCTTTGGTTTTAGCTGAAATTTGCTTTTTGTTGATTTTTTATTTTTATGACGATTTTTTCAATCCTTTTCCGCGCTCGGTTATAGGTATTGATCTTATTCTTTCTTATATGTTTGTAGGAACTTTAAGAATTTCTAAAAGAATGCTTATAGACTTTAAGCCTTCCCGTGCAAAAGAAGAAGAAACTCCTTGTATAGTAGTGGGTGCTACTTCAAAAGCTTTACATTTGCTAAAAGGAGCAAAAGAAGGTTCTTTAGGACTTTTTCCTGTGGGTGTTGTGGATGCTAGAAGAGAACTTATAGGAACATATTGCGATAAATTTATTGTTGAAGATAAAAATAAAATCAAAGATTATGTTAACGAGGGTGTTAAAACTGCTATTATAGCTTTAAAACTAGATCAAGCTGAACTTAAAGCTTTGTTTGAAGAGCTTATTTCTTATGGAATCAGCGATGTTAAGATCTTTTCTTTTACAAGAAATGAAGCAAGAGATATCAGTATAGAAGACCTACTTGCTAGAAAACCTAAAGATTTGGATGATAGCGCTGTAGCTTCATTTTTAAAAGACAAGGTGGTTTTAGTAAGTGGTGCAGGTGGAACTATAGGAAGTGAACTTTGTAAGCAGTGTATTAAATTCGGCGCAAAACATCTTATAATGCTTGATCATAGTGAATTTAATCTTTATAAAATTAATGAAGATTTAAGCTTGTATAAAGAAAAAATTACTCCTGTTTTACTAAGCATTTTGGATGAGCAAAGCTTAGATGAGATTATTAAGGAGTATAAGCCTGAATTGATTTTGCATGCAGCCGCTTATAAGCATGTGCCTCTTTGCGAGCAAAATCCACATTCTGCCGTGCTTAATAATATCATAGGTACTAAAACTCTATGCGATGTAGCTAAAAAAAATAAGGTTAAAAAATTTGTTATGATAAGCACAGATAAGGCAGTGCGCCCAACAAATATCATGGGATGTACTAAAAGAGTTTGTGAGCTTTATACTTTAAATTCAAGTGATGAAAATTTTGAAGTTTCTTGTGTGCGCTTTGGAAATGTTTTAGGATCAAGTGGAAGTGTGATACCTAAATTCAAAGCCCAAATTGCAAATAATGAGCCATTAACCTTAACTCACCCTGATATAGTGCGTTATTTTATGTTAGTAAGTGAAGCGGTGCAACTTGTTTTACAAGCTGGAGCTATCGCAAAAGGGGGCGAGCTTTTTGTGTTAGATATGGGTGAGCCGGTTAAGATTATGGATTTGGCTAAAAAAATGCTTATTTTATCTAACCGAGAAGACTTAGAGATAAAAATCACAGGCTTAAGACGCGGAGAAAAACTCTTTGAAGAATTGTTAATCGATGAAAATGATGCAAAGACAGAGTATGAGAGTATTTTTGTTGCAAAAAATGAAAAAATGGATATACAAATTTTAAATGACTATATTGAAAAATTGCAGGATTGTCCAAATATAGCCGAAATTTTAAAAGAAATAGTTCCTGAGTTTAATCATAACAAAGATGGTAATTAATATTATTTTAATATATATCAAAAACCTATTTTATCGAAATTCTTTATGGAGCTTTGAATTAAAAAATCAAAATTTAATCATTTTTATAAAAAAAATTAAACAAAAATATAGTAAAAAATGTTATAATTTGTTTTTAAATTTTTTTTAGAAACTTGATTAATAAGGCTAAAAAGGATACAATAATATAAAATTTATGAAAAATTTGAAAGGACGAAATTGTGAAATTGTTAGTTGTTGATGACAGTTCTACTATGAGAAGGATTATAAAAAATACCCTAACAAGACTTGGACATAATGATGTTCTTGAGGCTGAACACGGAGTTGAGGCTTGGGACTTGCTCGAAAAAAATGAAGATATTAAAATTCTAATTACCGATTGGAATATGCCTGAAATGAATGGTTTGGAGCTTGTTAAAAAAGTAAGAGCAGAAAAAAAATACGAAGATATGCCTATTATTATGGTTACCACTGAAGGGGGTAAAGCCGAAGTAATTACTGCTTTAAAAGCAGGGGTAAACAATTATATAGTTAAGCCTTTTACTCCACAAGTATTAAAAGAAAAACTTGAAGATGTTTTAGGTACCGGTAGCGGAGAACCTGCAGCTGAGTAATTTTAATAATTAATGCAAAAATTTTATTACGAGTTGTTTCTTGAAATTCAAGAACAATATAAAA
It contains:
- a CDS encoding UDP-N-acetylglucosamine 4,6-dehydratase, with product MDFYKSKRLIFFLCFDAFLFILSIFLAFSLRFSGEIPSIFYEGMIKAGLILLVLKIAFLFIFRIYKVAWRFFSLNEARKIFFALVLAEICFLLIFYFYDDFFNPFPRSVIGIDLILSYMFVGTLRISKRMLIDFKPSRAKEEETPCIVVGATSKALHLLKGAKEGSLGLFPVGVVDARRELIGTYCDKFIVEDKNKIKDYVNEGVKTAIIALKLDQAELKALFEELISYGISDVKIFSFTRNEARDISIEDLLARKPKDLDDSAVASFLKDKVVLVSGAGGTIGSELCKQCIKFGAKHLIMLDHSEFNLYKINEDLSLYKEKITPVLLSILDEQSLDEIIKEYKPELILHAAAYKHVPLCEQNPHSAVLNNIIGTKTLCDVAKKNKVKKFVMISTDKAVRPTNIMGCTKRVCELYTLNSSDENFEVSCVRFGNVLGSSGSVIPKFKAQIANNEPLTLTHPDIVRYFMLVSEAVQLVLQAGAIAKGGELFVLDMGEPVKIMDLAKKMLILSNREDLEIKITGLRRGEKLFEELLIDENDAKTEYESIFVAKNEKMDIQILNDYIEKLQDCPNIAEILKEIVPEFNHNKDGN
- a CDS encoding Chemotaxis regulator-transmits chemoreceptor signals to flagelllar motor components CheY; its protein translation is MLVVDDSSTMRRIIKNTLTRLGHNDVLEAEHGVEAWDLLEKNEDIKILITDWNMPEMNGLELVKKVRAEKKYEDMPIIMVTTEGGKAEVITALKAGVNNYIVKPFTPQVLKEKLEDVLGTGSGEPAAE